Part of the Bacillus andreraoultii genome is shown below.
ACGGAGCGATAAAGAAGGAACAAAATGCTAAAATGAGTATTAGTAAATAAGAGATAGTTAAACGATTAGGGTGGCAGCACTTTCCATTAGTTAACATGAAGTGATTGCTGAGGAAAATGACATTGAAAAACGGTACAACCTAGACATACAAATTTTCAATGTAGAGAAGAGGTGGCTTTTTTGTTAAAAACATTTCGTTATATACTAGCAGCAATAACGTTCTTACTTGCTTCTTACGGACTTATTATGAAGGATTTTAAGTATGGGGATCTAATGATTTTCTTCTTAGGTTTAATGATGTTGGTTATGGGAATCGAGGAATTTCGAAATGAGCGAAAATTAATGGGTTGGTGGCTAATTGCGGTTTTTCTATTTTCGTTGTTTGTATCAATAGAAGGTTTTTTATTAGGATGAATATTTGATATACGTATGTGACAGTTATTTCTACTCTTTTTTATATGGCTTCTGATTTGCAATAGATTGGATAAACGTTCAATCACAAGGGGAAAATAACGAAAGCTTTATCGTAAAGGGAGCTAGAATATTAGGCTCTTTTTATTTTGAAAAAAATTAAATTTATAGCTGTTAAAGAAAGACGAGAACAAAATTAAGATTAATCTTTGAAAAAAATGATTTCCTTGAAAGACAGTCCCTCGGCAGAATTTGTTTTTAACAAAATGAATAAGCCCTTCATTAAATTCAACCAATTTAGCTGAAAATCTACCACTAATAAAAACCAAAAAGTGGATTGCATATTTTAAACAATCCATTCATTCTTTTAATTCAATCGTTTCATTCACATCTGTCGTTTTCGCATTTTGCCCTGTCATCCGTTTATAAAGAAAGGCGATTTGCTTTGTCAAATTGCCAGTTTCCCAATATTCGGCCGCTTCTGCTTTTACTTTTATTAAGACAACATTCGGATCATCATAAGAAGTTTGCATCATTTTTTCATATGCTTTGCTCCATAATTTCTTTTTTATACTTACATCCTCAATGATTTCTGCTTTTCCTCTGACGGAAACATAGGATTCCCCTACATAAACCACATTCACATCTTGGTCATGCGAAATTTCTTCATATTTATTTGTCTCTTTTTTCGTGAAAAACCATAAGTCACCATCAAACTCAATCTCTTGTGTTTTCATTGGACGGGAAACAAGGCCTTCTTCTGTTACAGTAGTTAACATAGCGATGTCTACATCTTTGATTAACTCTTTTAAAATTTTTATATCTTCCTGTTTCAGCTTGTTCGGCATACTCATCACCTTTATTACTATTTATAGAGGTATTCTACCCTTAATACGGTAAATTTATTCGAGAATTATGTTTGATGTTGCGAAAGTACGATAAGTTTTCTATTTTTAATGGTGGTGCACCTTTCACATTGTAGTTAATGACGACACACCCTTCGAAACCATTTGGTAAAAAATAGGTTTGATTAATCCCTTCTTGTTCATTCATACATGCAACAACTATTCCTGTGCAAAATAAAAGGATGATTGCAATGAATGGCCTGCCTCCCCAACTGGAATCTCTTTTTACCATACCCGCTCTTTGCTCAGACGATGGAATCATTTATAAAGTTCCTAAGGGTGGAATTGTCAATACTTCTTCATCATATGATTTTGGCTGGGTAAATGAAAAACATTCTGGATCATATCAATTATATGACTATTATGTTGATGAAAATGGAACCATCATTGAAGAAGTACCGAAAGAGAACATAAGGTTTGGTCCCAATGGAAGTACGCAAGCTGAAGGAAAAGCAGAAAAGTACTTTGATTATCAGATCTTTGGATCAGAAGAAGTAGAGAAAGACGGTTGTCCAGCACTCGGTTTTTAAATAGGATTCTAATCTAATAAGAAGCTAATTTATTTTGTACTAATGTTCAGTACTAAAATGGCCAGATAAAAAGCTTGTTTGTCCCTTTTTTGAAATAATATTAAAAATATAGTTTTTAATCATGGAAGATTTATAATGAAAAGGCTTATTGAATCAAAAAGAGACGTTCGTGTGGTAGTTAAAAATTTCCCTTTTTTCGCTTATATAAAGGGGGACACCTACTAGGTCATCTAACGGGAGTGAAAACGATTGAAATCAGAATTAAAGACTGACCTATTTGTTTTATCATTAATCTATTCGTTATTATCGTTGTCTTTATCAATAGGTGTGCAAGACTTACTCGGTATAACTAAAAGCATTTTCATTTC
Proteins encoded:
- a CDS encoding YczI family protein, which translates into the protein MLKTFRYILAAITFLLASYGLIMKDFKYGDLMIFFLGLMMLVMGIEEFRNERKLMGWWLIAVFLFSLFVSIEGFLLG
- a CDS encoding pyridoxamine 5'-phosphate oxidase family protein, producing the protein MPNKLKQEDIKILKELIKDVDIAMLTTVTEEGLVSRPMKTQEIEFDGDLWFFTKKETNKYEEISHDQDVNVVYVGESYVSVRGKAEIIEDVSIKKKLWSKAYEKMMQTSYDDPNVVLIKVKAEAAEYWETGNLTKQIAFLYKRMTGQNAKTTDVNETIELKE
- a CDS encoding DUF6843 domain-containing protein; amino-acid sequence: MNEQEGINQTYFLPNGFEGCVVINYNVKGAPPLKIENLSYFRNIKHNSRINLPY